In a genomic window of Streptomyces noursei ATCC 11455:
- a CDS encoding DNA polymerase III subunit alpha — MPGFTHLHTASGFSLRYGASHPERLAERAAERGMDALALTDRDGLSGAVRFAKAAAEAGVRPLFGAELAVAEREPAPRPAIRPRTPVHGGAFRDESAARAVFLARDGAAGWAALCRLVSAAHAARPARPVAPWSALDSAADGLTVLLGPDSEVGRALAAGRPDHAAKLLAPWRERYGDALRLEVVDHHRPGSGPGSPRLAARTLGFAVDQGVRAVLTNAVRYADPGQGPVADVLDSARRLVPVDRHRPETWDSGERWLKDAAAMGRTAERIAEAAGHRRDLAHRLLAMTEQTAGECLVDPRGDIGLGRIHFPEPRLVGAEHRTAARVLRSRCAAAMVLRGYDRDRTRWARLHDELRTVERLGYPSYFLTVAQVVDDIRQRGIRVAARGSGAGSLVNHLLGIAHADPVEHGLLMERFLSERRAVLPDIDIDVESARRLEVYHAIFDRFGAERVATVSMPETYRVRHAVRDVGAALGLDPARVDHLAKAFPHIRARDARAALAELPELRGVREGADERLWQLVEALDALPRGMAMHPCGVLLSDATLLDRTPVVPTGGEIPHGLKGTGGTPLAMSQFDKDDVEALGLLKLDVLGVRMQSAMAHAVAEIGRATGVRLDLDDPAQVPPGDPATYGLIRSTETLGCFQIESPGQRDLVGRLQPATFHDLVVDISLFRPGPVAADMVRPFIDARHGRAAVRYPHPDLEEPLRETYGVVVFHEQIIEILRIMTGCRRDEADERRRALADPEEQPRVRAWFARRAGGRGYPPDVVAHTWEIVEAFGAYGFCKAHAVAFAVPTYQSAWLKAHHPAAFYAGLLTHDPGMYPKRLLLADARRRGVPVLPLDVNRSAVTHRIELVSGREGAPDAWGLRLALSDVYGMSQVEARRIADGQPYRSLQDLWQRARPSRPVAERLARVGALDAFGANRRDLLLHLAELHRHGHGVPGGQLTLHLDDRAMGIPPRSGGAGNSGVEPVEPAGLPDLDDVERLSAELGVLGMDTSRHLMADHREFLAELGAVPARRLRDARHGETVLVAGAKAATQTPPIRSGRRVIFTTLDDSTGLVDCAFFEDSHEACARTVFHSWLLLVRGTVQRRGPRSFSVVGSAAWNLAELAELRRTGGLEAVTARLAAAPEPSDAGAVPQVLESARTGEAPITGAADAAPLAGPGRTIRLETGYEMHPWADLRPPGERAATGRRLWHASPGSAG, encoded by the coding sequence ATGCCCGGGTTCACGCATCTGCACACCGCTTCGGGCTTCTCGCTGCGCTACGGCGCCTCCCACCCCGAGCGGCTGGCTGAGCGCGCCGCCGAGCGCGGGATGGACGCCCTCGCGCTGACCGACCGGGACGGGCTCTCCGGCGCCGTACGGTTCGCCAAGGCCGCCGCCGAGGCCGGCGTCCGCCCCCTGTTCGGCGCCGAACTGGCCGTCGCGGAGCGGGAACCGGCGCCCCGGCCCGCCATCCGTCCCCGCACCCCGGTGCACGGCGGCGCCTTCCGGGACGAGTCCGCCGCCCGCGCCGTCTTCCTGGCCCGGGACGGCGCCGCCGGCTGGGCCGCCCTGTGCCGACTGGTCTCGGCCGCCCACGCGGCCCGCCCCGCCCGGCCCGTCGCCCCCTGGAGCGCCCTGGACTCCGCCGCCGACGGGCTGACCGTCCTGCTCGGACCGGACTCCGAGGTCGGCCGGGCGCTGGCCGCCGGCCGCCCGGACCACGCCGCGAAGCTCCTCGCCCCCTGGCGCGAGCGGTACGGCGACGCGCTCCGCCTGGAGGTCGTCGACCACCACCGCCCCGGCAGCGGCCCCGGCTCCCCGCGGCTGGCCGCCCGCACCCTCGGCTTCGCCGTCGACCAGGGCGTCCGCGCCGTCCTGACCAACGCGGTCCGCTACGCCGACCCCGGCCAGGGCCCGGTCGCCGACGTACTGGACTCCGCCCGCCGCCTGGTGCCGGTGGACCGGCACCGCCCCGAGACCTGGGACAGCGGCGAGCGCTGGCTCAAGGACGCCGCCGCGATGGGCCGCACCGCCGAGCGGATCGCCGAGGCGGCCGGCCACCGGCGGGACCTCGCCCACCGGCTGCTCGCCATGACCGAACAGACCGCCGGGGAGTGCTTGGTGGACCCCCGGGGCGACATCGGGCTGGGCCGCATCCACTTCCCCGAGCCCCGGCTGGTCGGCGCCGAACACCGCACCGCCGCCCGGGTGCTGCGCTCCCGCTGCGCCGCCGCGATGGTGCTGCGCGGCTACGACCGCGACCGCACCCGCTGGGCCCGGCTGCACGACGAACTGCGCACCGTCGAACGGCTCGGCTACCCCTCGTACTTCCTGACGGTGGCTCAGGTCGTGGACGACATCCGGCAGCGGGGGATCCGGGTGGCCGCCCGGGGCTCCGGCGCCGGGTCCCTGGTCAACCACCTGCTGGGCATCGCCCACGCCGACCCGGTCGAACACGGGCTGCTGATGGAGCGGTTCCTGTCCGAGCGGCGGGCCGTGCTGCCGGACATCGACATCGACGTCGAGTCGGCCCGTCGGCTGGAGGTCTACCACGCGATCTTCGACCGCTTCGGCGCCGAGCGGGTGGCGACCGTCTCGATGCCCGAGACCTACCGCGTCCGGCACGCCGTACGGGACGTGGGCGCCGCGCTCGGCCTGGACCCGGCGCGGGTGGACCACCTCGCCAAGGCGTTCCCGCACATCCGGGCCCGGGACGCCCGCGCCGCGCTGGCCGAACTCCCCGAGCTGCGCGGGGTGCGGGAGGGCGCCGACGAACGGCTGTGGCAGCTGGTCGAGGCGCTGGACGCGCTGCCCCGCGGGATGGCCATGCACCCGTGCGGGGTGCTGCTCTCCGACGCCACGCTGCTGGACCGCACCCCCGTCGTGCCCACCGGCGGCGAGATCCCCCATGGCCTCAAGGGCACGGGAGGCACCCCCCTCGCGATGTCCCAGTTCGACAAGGACGACGTGGAGGCCCTCGGGCTGCTCAAGCTCGACGTGCTGGGCGTGCGGATGCAGTCCGCGATGGCGCACGCGGTCGCCGAGATCGGTCGGGCCACCGGGGTCCGCCTCGACCTGGACGACCCGGCGCAGGTGCCGCCCGGCGACCCGGCCACCTACGGCCTGATCCGCTCGACCGAGACGCTGGGCTGCTTCCAGATCGAGTCGCCCGGGCAGCGCGACCTGGTCGGCCGGCTCCAGCCCGCCACCTTCCACGACCTGGTCGTGGACATCTCGCTCTTCCGGCCGGGCCCGGTCGCCGCCGACATGGTGCGCCCCTTCATCGACGCCCGGCACGGCCGCGCGGCCGTCCGCTACCCGCACCCCGACCTGGAGGAACCGCTGCGCGAGACCTACGGGGTGGTGGTGTTCCACGAGCAGATCATCGAGATCCTGCGGATCATGACCGGCTGCCGGCGGGACGAGGCGGACGAGCGGCGGCGCGCCCTGGCCGACCCGGAGGAGCAGCCCCGGGTGCGCGCCTGGTTCGCCCGCCGGGCCGGCGGCCGCGGCTACCCGCCCGACGTCGTCGCGCACACCTGGGAGATCGTCGAGGCGTTCGGCGCGTACGGCTTCTGCAAGGCGCACGCGGTGGCGTTCGCGGTGCCCACCTATCAGTCCGCCTGGCTCAAGGCGCACCACCCCGCGGCCTTCTACGCCGGGCTGCTCACCCACGACCCCGGGATGTACCCCAAGCGGCTGCTGCTCGCCGACGCCCGGCGGCGCGGGGTGCCGGTGCTGCCGCTGGACGTGAACCGGTCGGCGGTCACCCACCGGATCGAACTGGTGTCCGGTCGGGAGGGTGCTCCGGACGCCTGGGGGCTGCGGCTGGCCCTCTCCGACGTGTACGGAATGAGCCAGGTCGAGGCCCGGCGGATCGCGGACGGCCAGCCCTACCGCTCGCTCCAGGACCTCTGGCAGCGGGCCCGGCCGAGCCGCCCGGTGGCCGAACGCCTCGCCCGGGTCGGCGCGTTGGACGCCTTCGGCGCCAACCGCCGGGACCTGCTGCTGCACCTCGCCGAACTGCACCGGCACGGACACGGCGTCCCCGGCGGGCAGTTGACGCTCCACCTGGACGACCGGGCGATGGGGATCCCTCCCCGATCGGGCGGAGCCGGGAACTCGGGGGTCGAGCCGGTCGAGCCGGCCGGCCTGCCCGACCTCGACGACGTGGAACGGCTCAGCGCCGAACTGGGCGTCCTCGGCATGGACACCTCCCGCCATCTGATGGCCGATCACCGGGAGTTCCTCGCCGAACTCGGCGCGGTGCCGGCCCGGCGGCTGCGCGACGCCCGGCACGGCGAGACGGTGCTGGTCGCCGGGGCCAAGGCGGCCACCCAGACACCGCCGATCCGCTCCGGCCGCCGGGTCATCTTCACCACCCTGGACGACAGCACCGGCCTGGTCGACTGCGCCTTCTTCGAAGACAGTCACGAGGCGTGCGCCCGTACCGTCTTCCACTCCTGGCTGCTGCTGGTGCGCGGCACGGTCCAGCGGCGCGGCCCGCGCAGCTTCAGCGTGGTCGGCAGCGCCGCCTGGAACCTCGCCGAACTGGCCGAACTCCGCCGCACCGGCGGCCTGGAGGCGGTCACCGCCCGGCTCGCCGCCGCGCCGGAGCCGTCCGACGCGGGCGCCGTTCCCCAAGTTCTCGAATCCGCTCGAACAGGGGAGGCCCCAATCA